In Microbacterium foliorum, the following proteins share a genomic window:
- a CDS encoding permease: protein MHPHRPSRSPRSPWIGVGLGAAIVAALFLVDRFLPTLFAESLPSRAQDGLTLALSVLIEALPFVILGVLLSIVVQVWLPADVIHRWLPKRAWARRAVLSLLGMLIPVCECGNVPFARGLMMRGLAPAEALTFLIAAPIVNPIVILTTHAAFGFDDGILVARLIGGYLIANLIGWIYSRHPSPDSLLTQRFVDTCDRVTHEHGTPVRRSLTQFLIELRAVMPALVIGSALAGAVQVLIPREVLLAIGSNPVLSILAMMALAMTVAICSNVDAFFALSFASTFSSGALVAFLLVGPLVDVKMLALMRTTFTTRTLAGIVGVVVFAAFAIGIGVNVFV, encoded by the coding sequence GTGCACCCGCACCGACCCTCTCGATCGCCGCGCTCGCCGTGGATCGGAGTGGGTCTCGGCGCCGCGATCGTGGCCGCGCTCTTCCTGGTCGACCGATTCCTGCCGACGCTCTTCGCCGAGAGCCTGCCGAGCAGAGCTCAGGACGGGCTGACGCTCGCACTGAGCGTGCTCATCGAGGCGCTGCCGTTCGTGATCCTCGGTGTGCTGCTCTCGATCGTCGTGCAGGTGTGGCTGCCGGCCGACGTGATCCACCGCTGGCTGCCGAAGCGCGCGTGGGCCCGCCGGGCGGTGCTGTCGCTGCTGGGCATGCTGATCCCGGTGTGCGAGTGCGGCAACGTGCCGTTCGCCCGCGGACTGATGATGCGCGGTCTGGCGCCGGCTGAGGCGCTGACCTTCCTGATCGCCGCCCCGATCGTGAACCCGATCGTGATCCTCACCACGCACGCGGCCTTCGGCTTCGATGACGGCATCCTGGTCGCCCGTCTGATCGGCGGCTACCTGATCGCCAACCTGATCGGCTGGATCTACAGCCGCCACCCCTCGCCCGACTCGCTGCTCACGCAGCGCTTCGTCGACACCTGTGACCGCGTCACGCACGAGCACGGCACGCCGGTTCGCCGCAGCCTGACGCAGTTCCTCATCGAGCTGCGGGCCGTCATGCCGGCCCTCGTGATCGGCTCGGCGCTCGCCGGAGCCGTGCAGGTGCTGATCCCGCGCGAGGTGCTGCTGGCCATCGGCTCGAACCCGGTGCTGTCGATCCTCGCGATGATGGCGCTCGCGATGACCGTCGCGATCTGCTCGAACGTCGACGCGTTCTTCGCACTCTCCTTCGCCTCGACCTTCTCGTCGGGCGCTCTCGTCGCGTTCCTGCTCGTCGGCCCGCTCGTCGACGTCAAGATGCTCGCGCTCATGCGCACGACGTTCACCACCCGCACGCTCGCCGGCATCGTCGGCGTGGTCGTGTTCGCCGCCTTCGCCATCGGGATCGGGGTGAACGTCTTTGTCTGA
- a CDS encoding metal ABC transporter permease has protein sequence MNAMTGIVPAVDWSDVFSFQDYGELVALLANSIIAGAVLGIVGGLIGVFVMQRDLAFAVHGVSELSFAGAAAALLFGGSVVVGSLGGALVAAILIGILGAKARDRNSIVGVLMPFGLGLGILFLSLYDGRSANRFSLLTGQIVSVSSPDLGWLLGISIVVLLGLLLMWNPLRFDSLDPESAAARGVPTRAVSLLFMVLLGLIVAVSVHIIGALLVMALLVTPAAAAMRITAGPVAVPLLAALFGFVSAVGGILLALAGTLPVSPYITTLSFTIYVVCWIIQRARGGVLRVRA, from the coding sequence ATGAACGCCATGACCGGCATCGTCCCGGCGGTCGACTGGAGCGACGTCTTCTCGTTCCAGGACTACGGCGAGCTCGTCGCCCTGCTCGCGAACTCGATCATCGCCGGTGCCGTGCTCGGCATCGTCGGCGGACTGATCGGCGTCTTCGTGATGCAGCGCGACCTCGCGTTCGCGGTGCACGGCGTCAGCGAGCTGTCGTTCGCCGGTGCCGCCGCCGCACTGCTCTTCGGCGGCAGCGTGGTCGTCGGCTCGCTCGGTGGAGCGCTCGTCGCGGCGATCCTGATCGGCATCCTCGGGGCCAAAGCCCGCGACCGCAATTCGATCGTCGGGGTGCTGATGCCGTTCGGACTCGGCCTCGGCATCCTCTTCCTGTCTCTCTACGACGGGCGCAGCGCCAACCGGTTCAGTCTGCTGACCGGGCAGATCGTCTCGGTCTCGAGCCCCGACCTCGGCTGGCTGCTCGGCATCAGCATCGTGGTGCTGCTCGGACTGCTGCTGATGTGGAACCCGCTGCGTTTCGACTCGCTCGACCCCGAGTCGGCCGCCGCCCGCGGAGTGCCCACCCGCGCCGTGAGCCTGCTGTTCATGGTGCTGCTCGGCCTGATCGTCGCCGTCAGTGTGCACATCATCGGCGCGCTGCTCGTGATGGCGCTGCTCGTCACTCCCGCGGCCGCCGCGATGCGCATCACGGCGGGGCCGGTGGCCGTTCCCCTGCTCGCGGCGCTGTTCGGGTTCGTGTCGGCCGTCGGCGGCATCCTGCTCGCCCTCGCCGGCACGCTGCCGGTGAGCCCGTACATCACGACGCTGTCGTTCACGATCTACGTCGTGTGCTGGATCATCCAGCGCGCCCGCGGCGGCGTGCTCCGCGTGCGTGCCTGA
- a CDS encoding TIGR03943 family putative permease subunit, with the protein MSDHTVTSDAPSRARALATRWLGIGLAAVISVVTLGLGLTGRLNLYISPESVWFACAAAVVTLAGAIWSCTLPLGEEGDHGHDHGDAHEADAEPSPRRSLALAGTVTGGVVASGVVIAALVLPPASLSVELAMSRVGEQTALFAGADDVTLGVADTATFGVGDWASVFATATNTAAYDGKTVTLTGFVTPTDADGVNLTRLVITHCVIDAQPATLPVTIDAGEFDTGQWVEVEGTVKADADGSLHVEPTTVTAIDEPSDPYEY; encoded by the coding sequence TTGTCTGATCACACAGTCACCTCTGACGCGCCATCGCGCGCCCGGGCACTCGCCACCCGCTGGCTGGGCATCGGCCTCGCCGCCGTCATCTCTGTCGTGACCCTCGGACTCGGTCTGACCGGTCGACTGAATCTCTACATCAGCCCCGAATCGGTGTGGTTCGCGTGCGCCGCGGCCGTCGTGACGCTCGCGGGCGCGATCTGGTCGTGCACGCTGCCGCTCGGCGAAGAGGGCGACCACGGACACGATCACGGCGACGCGCATGAGGCGGATGCCGAGCCGTCGCCCCGACGCTCCCTCGCCCTGGCCGGCACGGTGACCGGTGGGGTCGTGGCCAGTGGCGTCGTGATCGCCGCGCTCGTGCTGCCTCCCGCCTCGCTGTCGGTCGAGCTCGCGATGTCGAGGGTCGGCGAGCAGACCGCCCTGTTCGCCGGGGCCGACGACGTGACCCTCGGCGTCGCCGACACCGCGACCTTCGGAGTCGGCGACTGGGCGAGCGTGTTCGCCACGGCGACCAACACCGCCGCGTACGACGGCAAGACGGTCACGCTGACCGGGTTCGTCACCCCGACGGATGCTGACGGCGTCAACCTCACGCGACTCGTCATCACGCACTGCGTGATCGACGCGCAGCCGGCGACCCTGCCCGTGACGATCGACGCCGGAGAGTTCGACACCGGCCAGTGGGTCGAGGTCGAGGGCACGGTCAAGGCGGACGCCGACGGGTCGCTGCACGTCGAACCGACGACCGTGACCGCCATCGATGAGCCTTCGGACCCGTATGAGTACTGA
- a CDS encoding Fur family transcriptional regulator, which yields MAQRNTWQRDRVREALADARGFVSAQNLHASLRDDNTGIGLATVYRALAGLAAAGDADSLQSPEGEALYRACTTQGHHHHLICRNCGLTVEIEATDVEQWAHRTAALHGFTDAAHVVDIFGLCASCTNKRDAEEAANA from the coding sequence ATGGCTCAGCGGAACACCTGGCAGCGCGATCGAGTGCGCGAAGCCCTCGCCGACGCGCGAGGGTTCGTCAGCGCGCAGAATCTGCACGCCTCGCTGCGCGACGACAACACCGGCATCGGCCTCGCCACGGTGTATCGAGCCCTCGCCGGGCTCGCCGCGGCCGGTGATGCCGACTCGCTGCAGAGCCCCGAGGGTGAGGCGCTCTACCGTGCCTGCACGACCCAGGGCCACCACCACCACCTGATCTGCCGCAACTGCGGTCTCACCGTCGAGATCGAAGCCACCGACGTCGAGCAGTGGGCGCATCGCACCGCGGCTCTGCACGGGTTCACGGATGCTGCGCACGTCGTCGACATCTTCGGGCTGTGCGCCTCCTGCACCAACAAGCGCGATGCCGAAGAGGCAGCGAACGCGTGA
- a CDS encoding Ig-like domain-containing protein: MSTDDQRPDGPAAPRTRAELRAAREAEAAAASRSSSEDGGADRDETPPAARPTGGARPVRSTFVPPDADSTTTFAAHSSADYVPPAPSTTDYTPPAPEKPKPAKAPKPAKTPKPAKVPKPEKAPRPEKPAASRDSRFLLALGAVLGILVLVGAGLGVVSLTQGPRITEVQVDPAEAIETSGSRVILTANQSLAAIDESQVTVEPAVPFTLDAAGRGIGIRFTVPLDDDTEYTVNVADAVGAGGGPSATLSTSFSTPPSTIFLLRRDADGNDQIFRTDLTGEKAQAVFAADKINDFRATSSQLVVSVEEEEGSKLLVMRRDGTDQRELELPGVGYVGAIQVSERGGLVGYSYSDKELSDTEGRASVLVTQSLSGDDEPVVTEVGGKEANIFVWQFVPDSAAVLFIDFDGALSLVDRSSDAGVQSLGLATTIQGISRGTYTAIVERLDGSVVELNLADGSEVPLEASTPDYGSAITITPFPGGTLRHVVSRDENGLPIGQAIVRVDDEGAATPLVEVDSTDSILQACASPSGQYAAVVIAPELADNPYDQMLLPLPENLETHLLDLRTGDEIVALTGFDASWCQTAPQF; encoded by the coding sequence ATGAGTACTGACGACCAGCGGCCGGACGGACCGGCGGCTCCGCGCACGCGCGCCGAGCTGCGTGCCGCTCGCGAGGCCGAAGCGGCGGCCGCGTCCCGTTCGTCGAGCGAGGACGGCGGAGCTGACCGAGACGAAACGCCACCAGCCGCTCGCCCGACGGGCGGCGCGCGGCCGGTGCGTTCGACCTTCGTCCCGCCGGACGCCGACTCGACGACCACGTTCGCGGCTCACTCCTCGGCCGACTACGTGCCCCCCGCTCCCTCCACGACCGACTACACGCCTCCCGCGCCCGAGAAGCCGAAGCCCGCCAAGGCACCCAAGCCCGCCAAGACGCCGAAGCCCGCCAAGGTACCGAAGCCGGAGAAGGCACCGAGGCCCGAGAAGCCCGCCGCCTCACGCGACAGCCGGTTCCTGCTCGCCCTGGGCGCCGTGCTCGGCATCCTCGTGCTGGTGGGTGCAGGGCTCGGCGTCGTCAGCCTGACGCAGGGTCCTCGCATCACCGAGGTGCAGGTCGATCCGGCTGAGGCGATCGAGACGTCGGGCAGCCGTGTCATCCTCACCGCCAACCAGTCGCTGGCGGCGATCGACGAGTCGCAGGTGACGGTCGAGCCCGCGGTGCCGTTCACGCTCGACGCCGCAGGCCGTGGCATCGGCATCCGCTTCACCGTTCCGCTCGACGACGACACCGAGTACACCGTGAATGTCGCCGATGCGGTGGGCGCCGGAGGCGGCCCCAGCGCCACGCTCTCGACGAGCTTCTCGACTCCGCCGTCCACGATCTTCCTGCTGCGCCGAGATGCCGACGGCAATGACCAGATCTTCCGCACCGACCTGACGGGCGAGAAGGCGCAGGCTGTCTTCGCCGCCGACAAGATCAACGACTTCCGCGCCACGTCATCGCAGCTGGTCGTCTCGGTCGAGGAGGAAGAAGGCTCGAAGCTGCTCGTGATGCGGCGCGACGGCACCGATCAGCGCGAGCTCGAGCTGCCCGGCGTCGGATACGTGGGCGCCATCCAGGTCTCTGAGCGCGGCGGTCTGGTCGGCTACAGCTACTCCGACAAGGAGCTCAGCGACACCGAGGGGCGCGCGAGCGTGCTCGTGACGCAGTCGCTGAGCGGCGACGACGAACCGGTGGTGACCGAGGTCGGCGGCAAGGAGGCGAACATCTTCGTCTGGCAGTTCGTGCCCGACAGCGCCGCCGTGCTCTTCATCGACTTCGACGGCGCGCTCTCGCTGGTCGATCGTTCGTCCGACGCAGGGGTGCAGTCCCTCGGACTCGCGACGACCATTCAGGGCATCTCGCGCGGCACGTACACGGCGATCGTCGAGCGACTCGACGGCTCGGTGGTCGAGCTGAATCTCGCCGACGGCTCGGAGGTGCCGCTCGAGGCATCGACTCCCGACTACGGCTCCGCGATCACGATCACGCCGTTCCCCGGCGGCACGCTGCGCCACGTCGTCTCGCGTGACGAGAACGGACTGCCCATCGGTCAGGCGATCGTCCGGGTCGACGACGAGGGAGCCGCGACACCCCTCGTCGAGGTCGACTCGACCGACTCGATCCTGCAGGCCTGCGCCTCGCCCAGCGGCCAGTATGCCGCGGTCGTGATCGCGCCGGAGCTGGCCGACAACCCGTACGACCAGATGCTGCTGCCGCTGCCCGAGAATCTCGAGACGCACCTGCTCGACCTGCGCACGGGCGACGAGATCGTGGCGCTGACCGGTTTCGACGCCTCGTGGTGCCAGACGGCGCCGCAGTTCTGA
- a CDS encoding metal ABC transporter ATP-binding protein has product MSAAADARAGAEKSNPVLDIRGAALQRGDRELWSGLDLTVDPGEFIAVLGPSGSGKTTLLRSILGLQPLSAGQITVAGEPVRKGNPRIGYIPQQRSLAPDTSMRARDLVALGVQGSRFGFPIPHRGDKAKVDQLLESVGAAHYADRRVGLLSGGEQQRLRVGQALADEPTLLLCDEPLSNLDLANQVAITDIIDRQRRDRRAAVLFVTHDINPILGRVDRILYIAGGRFVLGTPEEVLQTRVLTELYGTPVFVLRAGDRLVVVGVPDAEPHHEHAHDHDHGGAA; this is encoded by the coding sequence GTGAGCGCTGCCGCCGACGCGCGGGCAGGAGCCGAGAAGTCGAACCCGGTGCTCGACATCCGTGGAGCCGCACTCCAGCGCGGTGACCGCGAGCTGTGGTCGGGCCTCGATCTGACGGTCGATCCCGGCGAGTTCATCGCAGTGCTCGGACCGTCGGGTTCGGGCAAGACCACGCTGCTGCGCAGCATCCTGGGTCTCCAGCCGCTGTCGGCGGGCCAGATCACGGTCGCGGGCGAACCGGTGCGCAAGGGCAACCCGCGCATCGGCTACATCCCGCAGCAGCGTTCGCTCGCCCCCGACACGAGCATGAGAGCCCGCGACCTGGTGGCGCTCGGGGTGCAGGGCAGCCGCTTCGGATTCCCGATCCCGCACCGCGGCGACAAGGCCAAGGTCGACCAGCTGCTCGAATCGGTCGGGGCGGCGCACTACGCCGACCGCCGCGTGGGGCTGCTCTCTGGCGGAGAGCAGCAGCGACTGCGGGTCGGGCAGGCCCTCGCCGATGAGCCGACCCTGCTGCTGTGCGATGAGCCGCTGTCGAACCTCGACCTCGCCAACCAGGTTGCCATCACCGACATCATCGACCGCCAGCGTCGTGATCGCCGCGCCGCCGTGCTGTTCGTGACGCACGACATCAACCCGATCCTCGGCCGGGTCGACCGCATCCTCTACATCGCGGGTGGCCGCTTCGTGCTCGGCACGCCCGAAGAGGTGCTGCAGACGCGGGTGCTCACCGAGCTCTACGGCACCCCGGTGTTCGTGCTGCGGGCGGGTGATCGACTGGTCGTCGTCGGAGTGCCGGATGCCGAGCCCCACCATGAGCACGCGCACGACCACGACCACGGAGGTGCCGCATGA
- a CDS encoding metal ABC transporter solute-binding protein, Zn/Mn family, producing the protein MKKPFVALALASVAALSLAGCSTAPAAGEGDDSAVTVVASTNVYGSLAEQIGGDRVDVTSIITSATQDPHSYEASARDRLTVQKADLVIENGGGYDAFIDTLLQDADDPHLVTAVEFSHDFPGNEGHAEDEHSEEEHAEGEHAEDEAHDHAEGEEGHEGHDHIEGFNEHVWFDPHTMVHVVEAIADELAEIDPDGKAEFTANAEEIVADLEGFEADLETLKTDAAGANVIITEPLPGYLATAAGLTDVTPEGFAESVEEGSDVAPATLLETLNVVESGDVAAVLTNAQTGGAETQRVEDAATDAGIPLVAFTELLPDGSSYSEWMSDAIQSLAAALQS; encoded by the coding sequence TCGCCCTTGCATCCGTCGCCGCACTCTCGCTGGCCGGATGCTCGACTGCCCCCGCCGCGGGAGAGGGCGACGACAGCGCGGTGACCGTCGTGGCGAGCACCAATGTCTACGGCTCGCTCGCCGAGCAGATCGGCGGTGACCGCGTCGACGTGACCTCGATCATCACCTCCGCCACTCAGGACCCGCACTCGTACGAGGCCTCGGCCCGTGACCGCCTGACGGTGCAGAAGGCCGACCTCGTGATCGAGAACGGCGGCGGCTACGACGCCTTCATCGACACGCTGCTGCAGGATGCCGACGACCCCCACCTGGTCACAGCCGTCGAGTTCTCGCATGACTTCCCCGGCAACGAGGGCCACGCCGAAGACGAGCACTCCGAAGAGGAGCACGCCGAAGGCGAGCACGCAGAAGACGAGGCGCACGACCACGCCGAGGGCGAAGAGGGCCACGAGGGTCACGACCACATCGAGGGCTTCAACGAGCACGTGTGGTTCGACCCGCACACGATGGTCCACGTCGTCGAGGCCATCGCCGACGAGCTGGCCGAGATCGACCCCGACGGCAAGGCGGAGTTCACCGCCAACGCCGAAGAGATCGTCGCCGACCTCGAGGGCTTCGAGGCTGACCTCGAGACGCTCAAGACGGATGCCGCCGGTGCCAACGTCATCATCACCGAGCCGCTGCCCGGCTACCTCGCCACGGCCGCCGGTCTCACCGACGTCACCCCCGAGGGCTTCGCCGAGTCGGTCGAGGAGGGCAGTGATGTCGCCCCCGCCACGCTGCTCGAGACTCTCAACGTCGTCGAGAGCGGCGATGTTGCGGCCGTGCTCACGAATGCGCAGACCGGCGGAGCCGAGACGCAGCGTGTCGAGGATGCCGCAACGGATGCCGGCATCCCGCTCGTCGCCTTCACGGAGCTGCTGCCTGACGGATCGTCGTACTCTGAGTGGATGAGTGACGCGATCCAGAGCCTCGCCGCCGCGCTCCAGTCGTGA